One stretch of Cyanobacteria bacterium GSL.Bin1 DNA includes these proteins:
- a CDS encoding glutathione S-transferase family protein, protein MLTFYYHPLSPVARRVWLALLEKQIPFHPVLVDLRGEQNQPEFLALNPFHHVPVIVENNLRLIESLAILDYLEKRYPEITLSPHSAPEFAKMRMVQMVTTNEVMPKLPLVANAEVQPLTTEQETDLNTGLGFLEAQLAQNNYFGGDTLNLADIVVGATVPLLFRLGIAADPYPRLQAWQEKLSTREAWQQTEPNAEDFAQWKRYIQITIKRYQRQKQSR, encoded by the coding sequence ATGCTGACTTTTTATTATCATCCCCTTTCCCCCGTTGCGCGCCGAGTTTGGCTCGCCTTACTCGAAAAACAGATTCCCTTTCATCCTGTCTTGGTTGATTTACGCGGGGAACAAAATCAACCGGAGTTTCTGGCGTTAAATCCCTTTCATCATGTACCAGTTATTGTTGAGAATAACTTACGACTGATTGAATCCTTAGCAATTTTGGATTACTTGGAAAAGCGTTATCCTGAAATTACTTTGTCACCCCACTCCGCCCCTGAATTCGCCAAAATGAGAATGGTGCAAATGGTAACGACCAATGAAGTGATGCCCAAGTTACCCCTGGTTGCCAATGCAGAAGTGCAACCCTTAACGACTGAACAAGAAACAGATTTAAATACCGGTTTAGGCTTTCTGGAAGCACAACTGGCACAGAATAACTATTTTGGCGGGGATACCCTCAACTTAGCCGATATTGTGGTCGGTGCAACCGTTCCTTTATTATTTCGCTTGGGTATCGCTGCGGATCCTTATCCTCGTCTCCAAGCCTGGCAAGAAAAATTATCCACCCGGGAAGCTTGGCAACAAACTGAACCCAATGCAGAAGATTTTGCCCAGTGGAAACGCTATATCCAAATTACAATCAAGCGCTACCAGCGTCAAAA